The following are encoded in a window of Saccharothrix longispora genomic DNA:
- a CDS encoding DUF4342 domain-containing protein yields MAAPKATRLRGEALVEKAEELLREGGVRRPAIRNHKGHTVMEVPVTAGVVAAVAAPVVTAVAAIAALASERSIDVEHHETPQT; encoded by the coding sequence GCCTGCGCGGGGAAGCGCTCGTCGAGAAGGCCGAGGAACTGCTCCGCGAGGGCGGCGTCCGGCGTCCGGCCATCAGGAACCACAAGGGCCACACCGTGATGGAGGTCCCCGTGACGGCCGGCGTCGTCGCAGCCGTCGCCGCCCCCGTGGTGACCGCCGTGGCGGCGATCGCCGCCCTGGCGAGCGAGCGGTCGATCGACGTCGAGCACCACGAGACGCCGCAGACCTGA